A single Paenibacillus sp. FSL R5-0517 DNA region contains:
- a CDS encoding class I SAM-dependent RNA methyltransferase — MAQLQLIATSAMGLEAVVARELKQLGYEDVTIDNGRVFFTGDYIDICRCNLWLRSSDRVLVKMGEFPATTFDELFEGTKALPWEEWIPADGEFPVEGRSQKSQLSSVPASQGIVKKAIVEKLKLTYDTEWFPEDGSRYVIEVILLNDRALLTLDTTGPGLHKRGYRKLVTEAPLKETLAAALIQLSRWNVSRPFYDPCCGSGTMLIEAAMIGWNIAPGLRRTFNSEDWAVIPEELWEQAREEAFDAVRDDVPLQISGSDIDPEAIEVAQAAIKSAGFAKDIEVSVLPAHRARPQGEYGVIITNPPYGERLSEEKEVQKLLRSLGRSYLDMPTWSFFAITSTKAFEEYFGHKADKRRKLFNGRIETQYYQYLGPLPPRNKTPQSS; from the coding sequence ATGGCTCAATTGCAATTGATTGCAACCTCGGCGATGGGACTCGAGGCCGTTGTCGCCCGGGAACTGAAGCAACTGGGGTATGAAGATGTTACGATCGACAACGGCCGGGTTTTCTTCACAGGAGATTATATTGATATTTGCCGTTGTAATCTGTGGCTGAGAAGTTCGGACCGCGTATTGGTGAAAATGGGTGAATTCCCTGCCACGACATTTGACGAATTGTTTGAAGGCACCAAAGCACTTCCTTGGGAAGAGTGGATTCCAGCCGACGGCGAATTCCCTGTAGAAGGTCGCTCTCAAAAATCCCAGTTAAGCAGTGTGCCTGCATCACAAGGGATCGTGAAGAAAGCAATCGTAGAGAAACTGAAGTTAACCTATGATACAGAGTGGTTCCCCGAAGATGGGTCTCGCTATGTGATTGAAGTTATTTTGCTGAACGATCGCGCCTTGCTTACATTGGATACGACCGGACCAGGCTTGCACAAACGGGGTTATCGTAAACTCGTCACCGAAGCGCCACTCAAAGAAACACTTGCAGCAGCTCTGATTCAGCTCAGTCGCTGGAATGTATCCCGTCCCTTCTATGATCCATGCTGCGGATCAGGCACAATGCTGATCGAAGCCGCCATGATTGGCTGGAACATTGCACCAGGACTCCGTCGGACCTTCAACTCTGAGGACTGGGCTGTCATTCCTGAAGAATTGTGGGAACAGGCGCGCGAAGAAGCATTCGATGCTGTGCGAGACGATGTCCCGTTACAGATTTCAGGTAGTGACATCGATCCGGAAGCGATTGAAGTAGCTCAGGCTGCTATCAAAAGCGCAGGTTTCGCCAAAGACATTGAAGTCAGTGTTCTGCCCGCTCATCGCGCAAGACCACAAGGCGAATATGGTGTTATCATCACCAACCCTCCTTATGGTGAACGTTTAAGTGAAGAAAAAGAAGTTCAGAAGTTACTCCGCTCTTTAGGGCGCAGTTATCTCGACATGCCAACATGGTCCTTCTTTGCAATTACGTCAACTAAAGCCTTTGAAGAATATTTCGGCCATAAGGCAGACAAGCGTCGCAAATTGTTCAACGGACGCATTGAAACCCAGTACTATCAGTATTTGGGCCCACTACCTCCAAGAAATAAAACACCACAATCTTCATAA
- a CDS encoding O-methyltransferase, translating into MNLTPDEYVNQLFQEDDLLLKVKEAIRSNGMPEVSVAAAYGRLLTFLAKTSKAEAALEIGVLGGYSGICIARGLRENGTLTSLELKEEYAAMARGHLEEGGFGEKVEYRIGPAAGSLEQLEQEGRTFDFFFIDADKENYPVYLDYAIKLARPGAVIVGDNCFLRGRTLNPDKQGPAVLAVRRFNEQMASDPRLVTTMLPDYDGLVLAWVK; encoded by the coding sequence GTGAATCTGACCCCTGATGAATATGTAAATCAATTATTTCAAGAGGATGACCTTTTGCTAAAAGTGAAAGAAGCTATCCGTTCGAACGGTATGCCCGAAGTTTCGGTGGCTGCTGCATATGGACGATTGCTCACGTTTCTAGCCAAGACATCCAAAGCAGAAGCTGCGCTCGAAATCGGTGTGCTGGGCGGTTACAGTGGGATCTGTATTGCACGCGGTTTGCGTGAGAATGGAACCCTGACTTCGCTGGAACTGAAAGAGGAATATGCGGCAATGGCGCGTGGACATCTGGAAGAAGGCGGCTTTGGCGAAAAGGTGGAGTACCGCATTGGACCGGCGGCAGGCAGCCTGGAGCAATTGGAACAGGAGGGTCGCACATTCGATTTCTTCTTTATTGACGCAGATAAGGAGAATTATCCGGTATATCTTGATTATGCCATTAAGCTGGCCCGGCCAGGTGCTGTTATTGTAGGCGATAATTGTTTCCTGCGTGGTCGTACGCTGAATCCGGACAAGCAGGGTCCAGCAGTGCTTGCTGTTCGTCGCTTCAATGAACAGATGGCAAGTGATCCGCGCCTGGTGACGACGATGTTACCGGATTACGATGGGCTGGTACTTGCCTGGGTGAAGTAA
- a CDS encoding asparaginase gives MSKTSNLRPWAVWSTAALTALTISLSPIGTYAAHAATVEVKGTTGAVQTATTTPARNTSIPAIPDSSKQSALPNVLVIGTGGTIAGQSEDATSFQNYKAGTLPIGEMVDALPDKQKIADVSTLQFGNSGSGSYSMADLYDLSQTVDKALAMYDSVVVTTGTDTMEEIAYFLDMTVQSDKPVVITGSMRPWTVIGSDAQANLYNAIKLAGSGRTTSFGTVLMLNDTIQLARGVTKTNDYRTDTFETPMLGAVGYIDEENIRIYRAPARALKPEGTAKPVFDLSKITKADLAKVEIAISYQEAGGGAIEGFVNSGAKGIVTSGTGAGGISRAMGQARTKAIEEGVIFVTTTRTGSGSVYGGGKGIIAGDNLSPQQARVLLMLGLSFSDDFDTIKKWFETYGTPEV, from the coding sequence ATGAGTAAAACATCCAATCTTCGTCCCTGGGCCGTATGGAGTACCGCAGCTTTAACAGCACTAACCATCTCGTTGTCACCCATTGGTACCTACGCTGCACACGCAGCTACGGTAGAGGTGAAAGGCACAACAGGCGCTGTTCAAACAGCAACCACTACGCCGGCTCGCAATACATCCATCCCTGCAATACCGGACTCTTCCAAACAATCTGCACTTCCGAATGTACTGGTAATCGGAACGGGCGGAACGATTGCCGGACAATCCGAAGATGCCACCAGCTTCCAGAATTATAAGGCAGGTACACTTCCCATTGGAGAGATGGTAGACGCCTTACCGGATAAACAGAAGATTGCTGATGTTAGCACACTCCAATTTGGAAACTCAGGTTCGGGTTCCTATAGTATGGCCGACCTCTATGACTTGTCGCAGACGGTAGATAAAGCTCTTGCAATGTATGACAGTGTTGTCGTTACTACAGGTACAGACACCATGGAGGAAATCGCCTATTTCCTTGATATGACGGTTCAGAGTGACAAACCGGTCGTGATCACAGGCTCCATGCGTCCATGGACTGTCATCGGTTCTGACGCTCAAGCCAATCTGTACAACGCAATCAAGCTTGCAGGCAGTGGTCGTACCACTTCATTCGGCACTGTACTCATGTTGAATGACACGATCCAGCTTGCTCGTGGTGTAACCAAGACCAATGATTATCGGACAGATACGTTTGAAACCCCAATGCTCGGCGCTGTAGGATATATTGATGAAGAAAACATTCGAATCTACCGCGCTCCTGCACGTGCCTTGAAACCTGAAGGCACAGCGAAGCCCGTATTTGATCTAAGTAAAATCACAAAGGCAGATCTGGCCAAAGTTGAAATTGCGATCTCGTATCAAGAAGCTGGAGGCGGGGCGATCGAAGGTTTCGTGAATAGCGGCGCCAAAGGAATCGTGACTTCCGGTACCGGAGCTGGCGGCATCTCCAGAGCGATGGGACAAGCGCGTACCAAAGCCATCGAAGAAGGTGTCATTTTCGTGACCACCACTCGGACGGGTTCGGGAAGTGTATACGGCGGCGGCAAAGGCATTATTGCAGGCGACAACCTGAGTCCACAACAAGCTCGTGTATTATTGATGCTGGGCTTGTCCTTCAGTGATGATTTTGACACCATCAAAAAATGGTTCGAAACGTACGGAACACCTGAAGTATAA
- a CDS encoding cytochrome P450, with translation MKQAPRKYANYIPIRELETLEERLSPFKVYAELRDNTPVRYDEHRECWDVFGYEDVKYVLKNPKLFSSARDRANTSMLTTDPPKHKQLRDLVNQAFTPKAIEALAPRIQEITNELLAPHLSEGYMELIDDLATPLPVIVIAELIGVPAADRQKFKDWSDVLVKGARDDSEQAFQELLEEKKRNMQELHIYFTGIMEERRLQPEDDLISLLLAAEIEGQKLTADEVVGFCILLLAAGNETTTNLITNAVRILSEQPELQQELREHPERIISAIEETLRYYPPIVAIGRVAKETVELNGQTIQAGEQVISWVGAANRDGAQFEQPEDFISDRKPNRHMGFGFGIHFCLGAPLARLEARVVLHTLLHHMEHIQLVPGTALQPIQSAFVFGVKHYPIQFNLINKKIMKNT, from the coding sequence ATGAAACAGGCACCGAGAAAGTATGCGAATTACATTCCGATTCGGGAACTGGAGACTTTGGAAGAGAGGTTATCTCCCTTCAAGGTGTATGCAGAACTTCGTGATAACACTCCAGTCCGATATGATGAGCATCGAGAATGTTGGGATGTTTTCGGTTATGAAGATGTGAAGTACGTATTGAAAAACCCGAAACTGTTCTCTTCTGCTCGTGATCGTGCCAATACGAGCATGTTGACGACAGACCCTCCCAAACACAAACAGCTGCGTGATCTGGTGAACCAGGCGTTTACACCCAAGGCGATTGAAGCGTTGGCTCCGCGTATTCAGGAAATCACGAATGAGTTACTTGCTCCGCACCTGTCAGAAGGATACATGGAACTTATTGATGACCTTGCAACGCCATTACCCGTCATTGTGATTGCAGAATTAATCGGAGTCCCTGCGGCGGATCGTCAAAAGTTCAAAGATTGGTCTGATGTATTGGTGAAAGGTGCACGTGATGATAGTGAACAGGCCTTTCAGGAGTTACTGGAGGAGAAGAAAAGAAATATGCAGGAGCTGCATATCTATTTTACTGGCATTATGGAAGAGCGTCGGTTGCAGCCAGAGGATGATCTGATCTCGTTATTGCTTGCTGCGGAGATTGAGGGTCAGAAGTTGACTGCAGATGAGGTGGTGGGCTTCTGCATTCTCTTGCTTGCGGCCGGTAATGAAACAACCACCAACCTGATTACCAATGCGGTTCGTATATTGTCTGAACAACCCGAGCTACAACAGGAGTTGCGCGAACATCCTGAACGGATTATTTCTGCAATTGAAGAGACACTGCGATATTATCCGCCAATTGTTGCTATTGGGCGGGTCGCGAAGGAAACTGTAGAGTTGAATGGTCAGACGATTCAAGCTGGAGAGCAGGTGATTTCCTGGGTAGGAGCAGCCAATCGGGATGGTGCCCAATTCGAACAACCGGAAGATTTCATCTCTGATCGCAAGCCGAACAGACATATGGGATTTGGATTTGGCATTCATTTTTGTCTGGGTGCACCACTCGCTCGTTTGGAGGCAAGGGTCGTTCTTCATACATTGCTTCATCACATGGAGCACATCCAGCTTGTGCCAGGGACAGCTCTGCAACCGATACAAAGTGCTTTTGTGTTTGGGGTGAAGCATTATCCGATACAATTCAATCTAATAAATAAGAAAATAATGAAAAACACATGA
- a CDS encoding MFS transporter, with protein sequence MKTWKVNLIVLWFGQFLVNSGMTMITPFLSLYLARDLGVVGEHEIGIWAGFIFAANFLTSFLFQPLWGKLSDKYGRKVMLLRSGFGMAIVIALMGLAQNPWQLLLLRLLNGTISGFNPAAVALISGTTPKDRMGFAMGISQSGQVAGTILGPLIGGLLADAVGFRPIFYITGGLIFVASMLAMFLVREKFDRQEAAKLPAQSVLSGLKELNKSPQLPALFAVTFLLQFAMISPMSLLPLYVQKLHASDVNVAFWAGLVGAVTGLSNMAMSPVLGKLSDRIGPHKVLTFSLIGTGLMLIPQAFVQTVWQLILVRFMMGVFMGGLLPSVNALIRSYTADSMISRAFSFNTSTLALGNMLGAIIGGFMAGFIGIEGLFIVSGGLLLLNMVWVRFKLYNKPASVRES encoded by the coding sequence TTGAAAACATGGAAAGTAAACCTCATTGTGCTTTGGTTCGGACAATTTTTGGTCAATTCGGGCATGACCATGATTACCCCATTTTTGTCCCTGTATCTCGCGAGAGATCTTGGCGTTGTTGGCGAACATGAAATTGGCATTTGGGCGGGATTTATTTTTGCAGCCAATTTCCTCACCTCATTTTTGTTTCAACCGCTGTGGGGCAAGTTGTCGGACAAGTATGGTCGTAAAGTTATGCTGCTTCGTTCGGGATTCGGGATGGCCATCGTAATTGCCCTTATGGGTCTGGCACAGAACCCCTGGCAGCTTCTCTTATTGCGTTTGCTTAACGGTACAATCTCCGGTTTTAACCCAGCAGCTGTTGCGCTGATATCGGGTACCACTCCGAAAGACCGCATGGGTTTCGCCATGGGAATCAGTCAGTCCGGGCAAGTTGCCGGTACAATCCTGGGTCCACTCATTGGCGGCTTGCTGGCTGATGCAGTAGGCTTCCGGCCTATTTTCTACATTACAGGTGGACTAATCTTTGTTGCTTCCATGCTCGCCATGTTCCTGGTGAGAGAGAAATTCGACCGTCAAGAAGCAGCCAAACTGCCGGCACAATCCGTATTGTCCGGTCTGAAGGAATTAAACAAGTCACCTCAACTTCCGGCACTGTTTGCTGTGACGTTCCTGCTGCAGTTTGCGATGATTAGCCCCATGTCACTCTTGCCGCTGTATGTGCAAAAATTGCATGCTTCGGATGTAAATGTGGCCTTCTGGGCGGGACTTGTCGGTGCAGTTACGGGACTATCCAATATGGCCATGTCTCCTGTTCTCGGGAAGCTGAGTGACCGGATAGGTCCTCACAAGGTGCTGACGTTCTCCCTCATCGGAACAGGACTCATGCTTATTCCGCAGGCATTTGTTCAGACCGTGTGGCAGCTCATTCTTGTCCGATTCATGATGGGTGTGTTCATGGGTGGCCTGCTTCCGAGCGTCAATGCCTTGATCCGTTCCTATACAGCAGATAGCATGATTAGCCGTGCATTCAGTTTTAATACGAGCACCCTTGCGTTAGGCAACATGCTTGGAGCAATCATTGGAGGTTTTATGGCAGGATTCATCGGGATCGAAGGTCTGTTTATCGTCTCTGGCGGACTGCTCCTACTTAATATGGTCTGGGTAAGATTCAAATTGTACAACAAACCTGCTTCAGTTCGGGAATCCTGA
- the hemE gene encoding uroporphyrinogen decarboxylase: MSYNDRLIRASFKQQVDRVPVWYMRQAGRYDPEYRKIKEKYSLLEICKQPELAAEVTLMPVRKLGVDAAILYSDIMNPVASLGIDFDIVKNIGPVIDNPIRSAADVDRLRPIDVEGDLSHILETIRILDKELDVPLITFAGAPFTIASYLIEGRPSKGYIRTKTMMYSEPEVWHKLMQKLGDMVITYVRAHIANGGKAFQLFDSWVGALSPKDFRTYVLPTITRIFTELSDLNVPKIYFPGVASGELLPALHDLQANVIGLDWRVSISEGRKRLGGKFAVQGNLDPYLLTAPMELIKEQAKLIIDEGIKEPGYIFNLGHGLFPEASLDKLRELTAYIHEYSAEALKTGVTIAND, encoded by the coding sequence ATGAGCTATAATGATCGACTGATTCGGGCAAGTTTCAAACAACAGGTAGACCGCGTCCCGGTATGGTACATGCGTCAAGCCGGACGTTACGATCCTGAATATCGCAAAATTAAAGAAAAGTACTCCTTGTTAGAAATCTGCAAACAACCCGAGCTGGCGGCTGAAGTTACACTCATGCCGGTACGCAAACTGGGTGTAGATGCGGCTATTTTGTATTCCGATATTATGAATCCGGTTGCCTCATTGGGTATTGATTTTGACATTGTTAAAAATATTGGACCGGTAATCGATAATCCTATTCGTTCAGCTGCAGATGTGGATCGACTACGTCCCATCGACGTAGAAGGAGATCTCTCACATATTCTGGAGACCATTCGAATTCTGGATAAGGAGCTTGACGTGCCTCTTATTACGTTTGCGGGTGCACCTTTCACGATTGCGAGTTATCTGATCGAAGGCCGACCTTCGAAAGGTTATATCCGTACCAAAACGATGATGTACAGCGAGCCTGAGGTGTGGCACAAACTGATGCAGAAGCTTGGTGATATGGTTATTACATATGTCCGTGCGCATATTGCGAATGGCGGCAAGGCTTTCCAGTTGTTTGACAGTTGGGTTGGAGCACTTTCTCCCAAAGACTTCAGAACATATGTGTTGCCTACGATTACCCGTATCTTTACCGAATTATCGGATTTGAATGTACCGAAGATTTATTTCCCTGGTGTCGCCTCGGGCGAATTGTTGCCAGCGCTGCATGATCTGCAAGCCAATGTGATTGGATTGGACTGGAGAGTATCGATTTCGGAAGGGCGTAAACGACTTGGCGGCAAATTTGCCGTACAAGGCAATCTGGACCCTTATTTGCTGACTGCACCGATGGAATTGATTAAGGAACAAGCCAAATTGATTATCGACGAAGGGATCAAGGAGCCGGGGTATATTTTCAATCTGGGGCACGGACTATTTCCTGAAGCCTCCCTTGATAAGCTCAGAGAATTAACGGCTTATATTCATGAGTATTCTGCCGAAGCATTAAAGACAGGGGTGACGATTGCTAATGACTAA
- the hemH gene encoding ferrochelatase — MTNTVGVLVMSYGTPENMESVEAYYTHIRRGRPPEPEQLKELTDRYEAIVGGVFPLRENTDNQVKALQETLNRDERGADVEFRCYQGLKHAYPFIEDGVEQMAKDGIQTAIGIVLAPHFSTMSVGSYIKRAREKAEELGIHMSFIESYHLHPKLIQALSTRVSAKLDAFEEAGAKRGDVKVLFSAHSLPARIVEMGDPYPQQLLETSEVIASRVGITNWQFTWQSAGRTAEPWLGPDILDTLQELSREQVEDVLVAPIGFVSDHLEVLYDLDIEAKSIAKEIDMRLMRIDSLNSDPLYMETLSDVIISQWQQGSDE; from the coding sequence ATGACTAATACTGTAGGTGTACTGGTGATGTCGTATGGCACACCAGAAAATATGGAAAGTGTTGAAGCGTATTACACACATATCCGCAGAGGACGTCCGCCTGAACCGGAGCAACTGAAGGAACTGACGGATCGATATGAAGCCATTGTTGGCGGTGTATTCCCGCTTCGGGAGAACACGGACAATCAGGTCAAGGCTCTTCAGGAGACTTTAAACCGCGATGAGCGTGGCGCTGATGTGGAATTCCGTTGTTATCAAGGACTGAAGCATGCCTATCCGTTTATTGAGGACGGCGTGGAACAGATGGCGAAGGATGGAATTCAGACTGCAATTGGTATTGTACTGGCTCCTCATTTCTCCACAATGAGTGTGGGCAGTTATATCAAACGTGCGCGTGAAAAGGCAGAAGAACTGGGCATCCATATGTCCTTTATTGAGAGTTATCATCTGCATCCGAAATTAATTCAGGCGCTGTCCACGCGTGTCAGTGCCAAGTTGGATGCGTTTGAGGAAGCTGGAGCAAAACGTGGGGACGTGAAGGTTTTGTTCAGTGCTCACAGCCTGCCGGCACGTATTGTGGAGATGGGTGATCCGTACCCGCAACAACTGCTGGAGACTTCGGAAGTGATTGCCTCACGTGTAGGAATAACCAATTGGCAATTTACGTGGCAAAGTGCCGGACGAACAGCTGAGCCTTGGCTCGGACCGGACATTCTGGATACGTTACAGGAACTTTCGCGTGAACAGGTAGAGGATGTACTTGTGGCACCAATCGGGTTTGTCTCGGATCATCTCGAAGTACTCTATGATCTCGATATTGAGGCCAAATCGATTGCCAAAGAGATCGATATGCGCCTGATGCGTATTGATTCTCTTAATAGCGATCCTCTATACATGGAGACGTTAAGCGACGTTATTATAAGCCAATGGCAGCAAGGGTCGGATGAGTAA
- the hemY gene encoding protoporphyrinogen oxidase has protein sequence MGDKKRRVVVVGGGLTGLSAAFYIRKHYREAGVEPVITLVEKSSSMGGMIETLHRDGFVIEKGPDSFLARKTAMIDLAKELEIDHELVSQNPESKKTYIMQRGKLHPMPAGLVLGIPTELRPFLRSGLVSPAGKLRALMDFVIPPRRTTEDESLGYMIERRLGAEVLENLTEPLLAGIYAGDMRRLSLQATFPQFGEVERDYGSLIRGMMTGRKPAETHTGTKRSAFLNFRQGLQSLVHALVHELQDVDQRLNTAVKSLQRLDGTQTRYHVELENGEMLEADDVVVTVPTYVASDLLKPHVDTAALDAINYVSVANVVLAFEKKEVEHVFDGSGFLVPRKEGRNITACTWTSTKWLHTSPDDKVLLRCYVGRSGDEQNVELPDEALTDLVLKDLRETMGIEAVPIFSEITRLRKSMPQYPVGHLQHIASLREELGSKLPGVYIAGAGYEGVGLPDCIKQAKEMSILATQALVAD, from the coding sequence ATGGGTGATAAGAAACGCCGTGTTGTTGTCGTCGGCGGTGGCCTCACCGGCCTCAGCGCGGCATTTTATATCCGCAAGCATTACCGGGAAGCGGGCGTTGAACCTGTGATTACTCTGGTCGAGAAAAGCTCGTCCATGGGGGGCATGATTGAGACACTGCACCGGGATGGATTTGTGATTGAAAAAGGGCCGGATTCCTTCCTCGCTCGCAAAACAGCAATGATTGATTTGGCTAAAGAATTGGAGATTGATCATGAGCTGGTCAGTCAGAATCCGGAGTCGAAGAAAACGTATATCATGCAGCGTGGCAAGCTTCATCCTATGCCAGCAGGACTCGTTCTCGGTATTCCTACAGAATTAAGACCGTTCCTGAGAAGCGGGCTTGTCTCTCCGGCAGGCAAACTGCGGGCGTTGATGGATTTTGTCATCCCGCCTCGTCGTACAACAGAGGATGAATCGCTCGGTTATATGATTGAACGCCGTCTTGGAGCTGAAGTGCTGGAGAACTTGACCGAACCACTGCTCGCGGGAATCTATGCAGGTGATATGCGGAGATTAAGCCTTCAGGCTACATTCCCGCAGTTCGGCGAAGTAGAGCGGGATTACGGCAGCTTGATCCGGGGCATGATGACAGGTCGCAAACCGGCTGAGACGCATACCGGAACCAAAAGGAGCGCTTTTCTGAACTTTCGTCAGGGACTGCAGAGCCTTGTTCATGCACTTGTCCATGAGTTGCAGGATGTGGATCAACGTCTGAACACCGCGGTGAAGTCATTGCAACGTCTTGATGGAACGCAGACCAGATACCATGTTGAGCTGGAAAATGGTGAAATGCTTGAAGCTGATGATGTAGTGGTTACTGTGCCGACATATGTCGCGTCAGATCTGTTGAAGCCTCACGTGGACACAGCGGCACTGGATGCGATTAATTATGTATCTGTGGCCAATGTAGTGCTCGCTTTTGAGAAAAAAGAGGTGGAGCATGTATTCGACGGATCGGGTTTCCTTGTTCCGCGGAAAGAGGGTCGCAATATTACGGCTTGCACGTGGACATCGACGAAATGGCTGCATACCAGCCCGGACGATAAAGTACTGCTCCGCTGTTATGTCGGTCGCTCGGGTGACGAACAGAACGTAGAGCTTCCAGACGAAGCGTTGACGGATCTGGTTCTCAAAGATTTGAGAGAGACGATGGGTATCGAAGCGGTGCCGATCTTCTCCGAAATTACAAGGCTTCGAAAATCCATGCCTCAGTATCCGGTGGGACACCTCCAACATATTGCCTCCCTGCGTGAGGAACTTGGTAGCAAGTTACCGGGTGTGTACATTGCAGGTGCAGGTTATGAGGGCGTAGGCTTGCCGGATTGCATCAAACAAGCGAAGGAAATGTCTATTTTGGCAACACAGGCGCTTGTAGCAGATTAA
- a CDS encoding CapA family protein, producing MINTRQQQADQPVKQQIVDQDQPSIGDDAKGGDQVSSPDSEETDEAPEEDAEATNEETTADAGDSSGVAKPDTSGNTNNGKAESGTKKPATDSTPSGTKGNAGADTESGTSQPSNSAKDVTINFVGDIQFSGKVAELLDKNGYDYPFAKLGRLFKDDDLTIGNLETPITLGGTGAADKTYVYKSSPKALAAMASAGFDAVNLANNHILDQGVEGLVDTLTYLKEYGIAHTGAGMNRDEAYAPAYLERKGMKIALLGFSRVVPETSWKAEGNRAGVAEAYDSTGAVKAIQEARKKADLVIVVAHWGEERVSTPNSDQTRLAHEFVDAGADLVIGGHPHVLQGLEYYKGKWIAYSTGNFIFSRSTTEETWKTAVFQARCTPDAACSMKVIPYEAALGQAIPMIDEANKLLLQQMAKLSPGIRYDGNGVASPN from the coding sequence GTGATTAACACACGTCAGCAACAGGCAGACCAGCCGGTGAAGCAGCAAATTGTTGATCAGGATCAGCCTTCCATTGGAGACGATGCCAAAGGTGGGGATCAAGTAAGTTCTCCAGACTCGGAGGAGACTGATGAGGCTCCGGAAGAAGACGCCGAAGCAACGAATGAAGAAACAACAGCAGATGCAGGTGATTCATCCGGCGTAGCGAAACCTGATACTTCAGGCAATACCAATAATGGGAAAGCCGAATCCGGAACGAAAAAACCTGCTACAGATTCGACGCCGTCCGGCACCAAGGGAAATGCAGGTGCGGATACCGAGTCAGGGACATCGCAACCTTCCAATTCAGCGAAGGATGTCACCATTAATTTTGTCGGGGATATTCAATTTTCGGGCAAAGTTGCTGAACTGCTGGATAAGAACGGTTATGATTATCCCTTTGCTAAACTCGGCAGATTATTCAAGGATGATGATCTTACCATCGGCAACTTGGAGACACCGATAACCCTGGGAGGTACGGGGGCAGCAGACAAAACATATGTATACAAATCTTCGCCCAAAGCATTGGCGGCAATGGCCTCTGCGGGTTTTGATGCTGTCAATTTGGCTAACAATCATATTCTGGATCAGGGTGTTGAGGGTTTGGTAGATACGTTAACCTATCTCAAGGAATATGGTATTGCTCACACCGGGGCTGGCATGAACAGGGATGAAGCGTATGCACCAGCGTATCTGGAACGCAAAGGTATGAAGATTGCATTGCTTGGGTTCTCCCGTGTTGTACCGGAAACGAGTTGGAAGGCTGAGGGCAATCGGGCTGGCGTGGCTGAAGCCTATGATTCCACAGGAGCGGTCAAAGCGATCCAGGAGGCCCGTAAGAAGGCTGATCTGGTAATCGTGGTTGCGCACTGGGGCGAGGAACGTGTAAGTACTCCGAACAGTGACCAGACCCGATTGGCTCATGAGTTTGTGGATGCTGGCGCAGATCTGGTCATAGGTGGTCATCCTCATGTGTTGCAAGGGTTGGAGTATTATAAGGGGAAATGGATTGCATACAGTACCGGAAATTTTATTTTCTCCAGATCAACCACCGAAGAGACATGGAAAACAGCGGTATTTCAGGCACGTTGTACTCCTGATGCAGCTTGCAGCATGAAAGTCATCCCTTATGAAGCGGCGCTTGGTCAGGCCATTCCAATGATTGATGAGGCAAACAAACTGCTGCTGCAACAGATGGCAAAGCTCTCGCCAGGCATTCGATATGATGGCAATGGAGTCGCTTCGCCTAATTAA